A window of Bradyrhizobium sp. AZCC 1610 contains these coding sequences:
- a CDS encoding phosphotransferase, whose protein sequence is MDTLVPASSAATIAAHPINTLRAASAIPEALVQRLAAEHYGLISAVHRLDSERDQNFRLRALSGREYVLKIANPAEDRAVTNLQTEALLHLAAADPGLPVPRIFPARNGMTELDVAFDDGSSRVVRLLSYLAGTPMHAVAGSTALRHDLGRCAARLARGLSDFSHGAASHKLLWDLQHAAELRPLIDAVPGERRGLVEDVLGGFESHALPILPQLPNQPVHNDLNPHNVVVDPETHAGVAGIIDFGDLTCTARVNDLAIAAAYQVADDEDPLAPACEMIAAYHAVLPLEAAEFSVLFDLIATRMAMTVVISSWRAARYPANRNYILRNNAAAWARLRRMATLSRDQVAFQIQRACDVE, encoded by the coding sequence ATGGATACTCTAGTGCCGGCCTCGTCTGCTGCGACGATTGCCGCTCACCCGATCAACACCCTGCGCGCCGCATCCGCCATCCCGGAAGCGCTGGTCCAACGACTGGCGGCCGAGCACTACGGCCTGATATCAGCCGTGCACCGGCTCGACAGCGAGCGCGATCAAAACTTTCGGCTGCGCGCGCTGAGTGGCCGTGAATATGTCCTGAAGATCGCCAACCCTGCGGAAGACCGCGCGGTGACCAACTTGCAGACGGAGGCCCTGCTCCACCTCGCGGCCGCAGACCCCGGCCTGCCGGTCCCGCGCATCTTTCCGGCGCGCAACGGCATGACGGAGCTTGATGTTGCGTTCGATGACGGCTCGAGCCGGGTTGTGCGCCTGTTGTCGTATCTCGCGGGAACCCCGATGCATGCGGTCGCAGGGTCGACGGCGCTGCGGCATGATCTCGGCCGATGCGCCGCAAGGCTCGCGCGCGGTCTTTCCGATTTCAGCCATGGCGCCGCCAGTCACAAATTGCTCTGGGATCTTCAGCACGCCGCCGAACTGCGGCCGCTGATCGACGCCGTCCCGGGCGAGCGGCGCGGTCTGGTTGAGGATGTTCTCGGCGGCTTCGAAAGCCACGCCCTGCCGATACTGCCGCAGTTGCCGAACCAGCCCGTCCATAACGACCTGAACCCGCATAACGTTGTCGTCGACCCCGAAACCCATGCCGGCGTTGCCGGGATCATCGATTTCGGCGATCTCACCTGCACAGCGCGGGTCAACGACCTTGCGATCGCGGCAGCGTATCAGGTGGCCGATGACGAAGATCCGCTTGCGCCGGCCTGCGAGATGATCGCGGCCTATCATGCCGTGCTGCCGCTCGAGGCGGCCGAATTCAGCGTGCTGTTCGACCTGATCGCGACGCGCATGGCCATGACGGTCGTGATCAGCAGTTGGCGAGCCGCCCGTTATCCTGCTAACCGGAACTACATTCTGCGCAACAATGCCGCGGCCTGGGCGCGGCTGCGGCGCATGGCGACGCTGTCGCGAGACCAGGTCGCCTTTCAGATCCAACGCGCATGCGATGTGGAGTAG